A portion of the Thermosediminibacter oceani DSM 16646 genome contains these proteins:
- a CDS encoding prepilin-type N-terminal cleavage/methylation domain-containing protein has product MPSQSSRFGGKFKTTQGLTLIELVLSIALLSVLLAAAFGLCNSGIKVYKRCLEELSNMQNARYAVNKLSTSIRQAREVRLISDNKIEIRASDGSKVYYYLEYGILYREKNGGKNPVAELKSLEFSRSIGSDFIKITAKAGEEKYFILETAATPFGYSLID; this is encoded by the coding sequence ATGCCGTCGCAATCGTCACGCTTCGGGGGAAAATTTAAAACAACACAGGGGCTGACCCTTATTGAGCTGGTTTTATCTATAGCTCTGCTGTCAGTATTACTTGCAGCGGCTTTTGGACTATGCAACTCCGGGATAAAGGTGTACAAGCGTTGCCTGGAAGAGCTATCAAACATGCAAAATGCCCGTTATGCTGTCAATAAGCTTTCGACGTCAATAAGGCAGGCAAGGGAAGTCAGATTGATATCTGACAACAAAATAGAAATTAGGGCGTCGGACGGATCAAAGGTATATTATTACCTGGAATACGGGATCCTCTACAGAGAAAAAAACGGCGGAAAAAATCCGGTGGCTGAACTCAAATCCCTTGAATTTTCCCGCTCCATAGGTTCCGATTTCATTAAGATTACGGCCAAAGCAGGGGAAGAAAAATATTTTATTCTAGAAACGGCGGCTACTCCCTTTGGTTATTCCTTGATTGATTAA
- a CDS encoding type IV pilus modification PilV family protein: protein MKQLRNCENGSRGFTLIEITVAVAIIAIVSISFAGLFVRSLQSSRLSGELTAATMLAQEKIEELKSRSFESLYKNDSWNEQVLLNGMEFTRHTTLEILDEDLVKITVEVKGKGDAVAIVTLRGKI from the coding sequence GTGAAACAGCTCCGTAACTGTGAAAACGGTTCTAGAGGCTTTACTTTAATCGAAATAACCGTCGCTGTTGCGATTATAGCAATAGTTTCTATTTCTTTCGCTGGCCTTTTCGTCCGGAGCCTCCAGTCCAGCCGGCTGAGCGGCGAACTTACCGCGGCCACCATGCTGGCTCAGGAAAAAATAGAGGAATTAAAAAGCCGTTCTTTTGAAAGCCTTTATAAAAACGATTCTTGGAATGAACAGGTACTATTAAATGGTATGGAATTTACAAGGCATACGACTCTCGAAATTCTGGATGAAGACCTGGTAAAGATTACCGTGGAGGTAAAGGGAAAAGGTGATGCCGTCGCAATCGTCACGCTTCGGGGGAAAATTTAA
- a CDS encoding GspH/FimT family pseudopilin — protein sequence MRGTVYRRGFTLIETIAVTAILGILCMITVPSIRTVLDNFKLQVATQKLVQDMRTVQQQAMAEGESYKILFDTHRCDNYQILHGYRASRVYLPEGVSLSWTNFPKNTLIFTPSGAPEQGGTVAIKGAKDRLYVIVTVATGRVRISETAP from the coding sequence ATGAGAGGGACAGTATACCGGCGAGGTTTTACTCTAATCGAGACAATAGCAGTAACCGCAATTCTGGGTATCCTGTGTATGATAACGGTGCCAAGCATCAGGACTGTATTGGACAACTTCAAATTGCAGGTTGCCACACAAAAGCTGGTACAAGACATGCGAACCGTACAGCAGCAGGCCATGGCCGAAGGCGAAAGTTATAAAATTCTGTTTGACACGCACCGATGCGATAATTATCAGATACTGCACGGTTACCGTGCATCAAGAGTGTATCTGCCTGAGGGCGTTTCACTTTCGTGGACAAATTTCCCTAAAAATACTCTGATATTTACACCTTCGGGGGCCCCGGAACAGGGGGGTACTGTTGCGATAAAAGGAGCTAAGGACAGGCTTTATGTAATCGTAACCGTTGCTACAGGTCGGGTGAGGATAAGTGAAACAGCTCCGTAA
- a CDS encoding type II secretion system protein, producing MIIKENPDRARGFTLLELIIVIAIITFVGAIAIPSVSKLVDDSKTKIGEANETVLKNALEMYYTDNGKYPQDNLGGSLVPKYIDEKSWEKMTEKFNIDYSSLDGKNYTLTVSPKNN from the coding sequence ATGATAATTAAAGAAAATCCTGATAGGGCGAGGGGTTTTACTCTGCTGGAGTTAATTATCGTTATTGCCATAATTACATTTGTAGGAGCAATTGCAATTCCCAGCGTGTCCAAGTTAGTGGATGATTCTAAAACAAAAATAGGCGAAGCCAATGAGACCGTACTGAAAAATGCCCTTGAAATGTATTATACCGACAATGGCAAATATCCTCAAGACAACTTGGGTGGTTCCCTTGTACCGAAATATATCGACGAAAAAAGCTGGGAAAAGATGACCGAGAAATTTAACATTGATTATAGTTCTTTGGATGGTAAAAATTATACTTTAACCGTCAGTCCAAAAAATAATTAA
- a CDS encoding type II secretion system F family protein: MQDVANLLKNKGFFPVRIRKEPLYTLFFLYRDFMLKRGFRELAVFCRQMASMLESGIPVIECLSVMCQQNSHPGLTRALRRVIRDLKRGFTLSEAFRNQPGIFPEILIYTVETGEIAGCLEDILKKLAVHFETMAKYRERLKTSMTYPAILGAVALVVFYYTSNNILPVYSNMFEESGVYLPVITRIFMSVSTNMGRYVLYSLSAFFLLLLGLYKLKRDPEKAYAIDKFWLSTPVLGPLQKKSTSAILCRVLAILISCGIPLVKAIEIVESAQKNQVFKRDLQVALENLRIGKNLAVSLRDSSFPPLMLKMLQVGIESGKLEEMLFKTADFYDSEVEDMQSRLLSIAGPAALILMSLIIGFAVISIVLPMFNIYSSF; the protein is encoded by the coding sequence ATGCAAGATGTGGCCAATTTGTTGAAAAATAAGGGATTTTTCCCTGTACGGATCCGGAAGGAGCCGCTTTACACTTTATTTTTTCTTTACAGAGATTTTATGCTCAAAAGGGGATTTAGAGAATTGGCGGTTTTTTGCCGTCAAATGGCCAGCATGCTAGAAAGTGGTATTCCTGTGATAGAGTGCCTTTCTGTAATGTGCCAGCAGAACTCCCATCCGGGATTAACAAGAGCTCTGCGCAGGGTGATCCGGGATTTAAAACGAGGTTTTACGCTGTCGGAAGCCTTCAGAAATCAACCGGGTATCTTTCCAGAAATTTTAATCTATACGGTTGAGACCGGAGAAATAGCGGGATGTCTGGAAGATATTCTTAAAAAGCTGGCCGTGCATTTTGAGACCATGGCAAAATACCGGGAAAGGCTGAAAACCTCAATGACTTACCCGGCTATTCTTGGCGCTGTGGCACTGGTTGTCTTTTATTACACTTCGAACAATATACTGCCCGTATATTCTAATATGTTTGAGGAATCGGGCGTATATCTCCCCGTTATAACGAGAATCTTTATGTCTGTCAGTACAAACATGGGGCGATATGTGCTTTATTCGTTGTCTGCATTTTTTCTTCTCTTATTAGGCCTCTATAAGCTTAAGCGTGATCCCGAAAAGGCCTATGCAATCGATAAATTCTGGCTTTCGACGCCAGTTTTAGGACCTTTGCAGAAAAAGAGCACTTCAGCTATACTCTGCAGAGTTCTTGCTATCCTTATTTCCTGCGGTATACCTCTGGTAAAGGCCATTGAAATTGTGGAGAGTGCTCAGAAAAACCAGGTTTTTAAAAGGGATCTGCAGGTAGCCCTGGAAAACCTCAGGATAGGGAAAAACCTGGCGGTATCTCTTCGGGATTCGAGCTTTCCGCCCTTGATGTTGAAAATGCTGCAGGTCGGTATAGAATCGGGAAAGCTTGAAGAGATGTTGTTTAAAACTGCCGATTTTTATGATAGCGAGGTAGAAGACATGCAGAGCAGGCTTTTATCAATAGCTGGACCGGCTGCGCTGATTTTGATGTCACTTATTATCGGTTTTGCAGTGATTTCTATAGTTCTTCCTATGTTCAACATTTATAGTTCTTTCTGA
- a CDS encoding GspE/PulE family protein — MEKRLGDILLEQNIITKSQLEKALDIQKKTGKLIGEIMVDMGIIREKMLMEALEFQLGIPHVDLNVYDIDPQVVKFLPESLARKYGVFPLKYKDGILTVVFSDPLDVFAVNDVRVITGLDIQVAIASRGQIERAIDIFYSAKDSIEEVLREIGSEIYEEPLIDTSYDEDSAPIIKLVNTVLFRAINEGASDIHIEPQERDIRVRYRIDGELFEIIRWPKKLLASVITRIKIMAGMDIAQKRVAQDGRIELSVNDSIIDIRVSTMPTIHGEKVVLRIFNRHRMHLDLKHLGFDERELDSISKMLKFPCGMILVTGPTGSGKTTTLYSMLNSINTPAKNIVTLEDPVEYVLDGINQLQINPKAGITFAAGLRSVLRQDPNVIMVGEIRDRETAEIAVRAALTGHLVFSTLHTGDAVGSITRLLDMGIEPYLVASSLIGVVSQRLVRKICPYCKEEYQPEDRDLIALGINNPTRLYRGRGCKFCNQSGFKGRTVVAEILLISQEHRELIIKGASTEQLLKVSSRLGFKNMKESALRLVMKGITTPHEIIKVIFSD, encoded by the coding sequence GTGGAAAAGAGATTGGGCGATATATTGTTGGAACAAAACATCATAACGAAATCTCAGCTGGAAAAAGCGCTGGATATTCAGAAAAAAACCGGGAAACTGATCGGAGAAATCATGGTGGATATGGGTATTATCAGAGAAAAAATGCTGATGGAGGCTCTGGAATTTCAGCTGGGAATCCCTCACGTTGACTTAAATGTATATGACATCGATCCACAGGTCGTTAAATTTTTACCTGAAAGCCTGGCTAGGAAGTACGGTGTTTTCCCGTTAAAATATAAAGACGGCATACTTACGGTAGTCTTTAGTGATCCGTTGGATGTTTTTGCTGTAAACGACGTAAGGGTAATAACGGGGTTGGACATTCAGGTGGCCATAGCTTCAAGAGGGCAAATAGAAAGGGCAATAGATATATTTTACTCTGCAAAAGACTCTATAGAAGAGGTTTTGCGGGAAATAGGAAGCGAAATCTACGAAGAACCGCTTATTGACACTTCTTACGATGAAGACAGCGCCCCAATAATAAAGCTTGTAAATACTGTCCTGTTCAGGGCGATCAATGAAGGTGCGAGCGATATTCATATAGAACCTCAGGAAAGGGATATAAGGGTAAGATACCGCATTGATGGGGAGCTGTTCGAAATTATAAGATGGCCCAAAAAGCTTCTTGCTTCGGTCATTACGAGGATAAAAATAATGGCCGGTATGGATATAGCTCAAAAGAGGGTGGCGCAAGATGGCCGCATAGAACTTTCTGTAAACGATTCGATTATTGACATTAGGGTGTCAACAATGCCAACGATTCACGGTGAGAAGGTTGTTTTGAGAATTTTTAATCGCCACCGCATGCACCTCGACTTAAAGCACCTGGGTTTTGATGAGCGCGAGCTTGATTCGATCTCTAAGATGCTTAAATTTCCTTGCGGGATGATCCTGGTTACGGGCCCCACCGGTAGCGGCAAAACAACTACTCTTTACTCAATGTTGAATTCCATAAATACACCGGCGAAAAACATTGTGACCCTGGAAGATCCGGTAGAATACGTATTGGACGGTATTAACCAACTTCAGATTAATCCAAAGGCGGGAATTACATTTGCTGCAGGGCTTCGCTCTGTTTTGAGGCAGGATCCGAACGTGATAATGGTAGGTGAGATAAGAGACCGCGAAACGGCGGAAATAGCTGTGAGGGCTGCGCTTACGGGCCACCTGGTCTTCTCAACTTTACATACAGGTGATGCGGTAGGATCCATCACAAGATTGCTAGACATGGGCATAGAACCCTATCTTGTGGCTTCCAGTTTAATAGGTGTGGTATCCCAGAGATTGGTAAGAAAAATATGCCCGTATTGTAAAGAAGAATACCAGCCAGAAGATAGAGACCTTATAGCTCTCGGCATTAATAACCCAACAAGACTTTATCGAGGTAGAGGCTGTAAATTTTGTAACCAATCGGGGTTTAAAGGGCGTACAGTCGTGGCTGAAATACTTCTCATATCACAAGAACACCGAGAATTAATTATCAAGGGAGCCTCTACTGAACAACTTTTAAAGGTTTCTTCGAGGTTGGGTTTTAAGAATATGAAAGAAAGTGCTCTAAGGCTTGTCATGAAGGGTATAACTACTCCACATGAAATAATTAAGGTTATATTTTCCGATTGA
- a CDS encoding YqeG family HAD IIIA-type phosphatase, protein MWKLFRPDLYVQDIFQIDFKYLKQKGIKGILIDLDNTLLPWNSCEIDDKLIEWIRRGREEGFTFCIVSNNMARRIKTCSEKLGIPAVTSGAFKPGKRVFLKGMEIIGTSVNETVFIGDQLFTDVLGAKRLGMMVILVKPLDESEFFWTKIIRRLERKIINFMKRKALF, encoded by the coding sequence ATGTGGAAATTGTTTCGGCCTGATCTATATGTACAAGATATCTTCCAAATAGATTTTAAATATCTAAAACAAAAGGGCATTAAAGGTATACTGATCGACCTTGACAATACGCTTTTGCCCTGGAACTCATGTGAAATTGACGATAAGTTGATCGAGTGGATCCGGCGAGGGAGGGAGGAAGGTTTCACGTTCTGTATTGTGTCGAATAACATGGCTCGCCGGATAAAGACCTGCTCCGAAAAACTGGGGATACCTGCAGTAACCAGTGGTGCGTTCAAGCCCGGTAAAAGAGTCTTTTTAAAAGGAATGGAGATTATCGGTACATCGGTAAACGAAACGGTTTTTATAGGCGATCAGCTTTTTACCGACGTTCTGGGGGCCAAACGCCTCGGGATGATGGTTATACTGGTAAAACCTTTAGATGAGAGCGAATTCTTCTGGACTAAGATAATTCGCCGACTGGAGCGAAAAATAATAAATTTTATGAAAAGAAAGGCCTTATTTTGA
- the sigK gene encoding RNA polymerase sporulation sigma factor SigK, whose translation MGSALSVLMTLGFLFFKELLTWMGYIINNNTFPQPLTPEEEEKYLELYRNGDEEARNILIERNLRLVAHIVKKFANTGEDMDDLISIGTIGLIKAITTFNKTKGNRLATYAARCIENEILMNLRTTKKIKAEVSLQDPIGVDKEGNEISLMDILGTESDAIIEEISNKFQQKKLYDKIRTVLKGREKKVIELRYGLLNGKARTQREIAKLLGISRSYVSRIEKRAIKKLFDELHPEGCN comes from the coding sequence ATGGGAAGTGCTTTGTCGGTACTGATGACTTTGGGCTTTTTGTTTTTTAAAGAGCTACTCACATGGATGGGATATATTATTAACAATAATACTTTCCCGCAGCCATTGACGCCCGAAGAGGAGGAAAAATACCTGGAGCTTTACAGAAATGGCGATGAGGAGGCAAGAAACATACTGATAGAAAGAAACCTGAGGTTGGTGGCTCACATAGTAAAGAAATTTGCCAATACCGGTGAAGACATGGACGACCTGATATCTATCGGGACCATAGGATTAATAAAGGCCATTACAACCTTTAATAAGACCAAGGGAAACCGCCTCGCTACCTATGCGGCCCGCTGTATAGAAAACGAGATATTGATGAATCTTCGCACGACGAAAAAAATTAAAGCGGAGGTTTCTCTGCAGGATCCAATAGGAGTGGATAAAGAAGGTAATGAGATATCCCTTATGGATATTTTAGGAACCGAATCTGATGCCATAATCGAAGAAATATCGAATAAATTTCAGCAAAAGAAACTTTACGATAAGATCCGCACTGTTCTGAAAGGTCGCGAGAAAAAAGTAATAGAATTGAGATACGGCCTTCTAAACGGCAAGGCCAGGACTCAAAGAGAGATAGCCAAATTACTGGGAATTTCGAGGTCGTATGTTTCCAGAATAGAGAAAAGGGCAATAAAAAAACTGTTCGACGAATTACATCCCGAAGGCTGCAACTAA
- a CDS encoding peptidoglycan D,D-transpeptidase FtsI family protein, whose amino-acid sequence MGKGTRLDYFFAIVFFLIILMIIRLFDIQVLSHTYLYRRALSQWQGSSREEIRGGVFDRDGRSLLDSQKVNYALISPRWLKESEIEYLKKNNILSFEDPYKPQSVRLSPENIAVIKKLLGRTPGVFVYQKEKRYGQNALATHVVGYKGKAGIEKTFDKFLNGGRIKTGIIYDGFGQPIPGASKENLFTEKWGVWLTIDREIQAAVEEVMDTEIQRGAVVVLDAKTGEILAMASRPNYKQSDLDAYLNQKDAPLINRAVEAYIPGSIFKIVVLAAALEEKVTDLDEEFHCSGAIRVGGNVIKCYSHEKGGHGRLTLKDALAYSCNSVFIELGMRLGKERVLEYAEKFGLGERVLSDLSEEKTGFIPASRDVYREDLGNLSIGQGKLQVTPLQAAQMLLIIANDGIKIKPYLVKKVVDSTGSTVTADTPATRFSERVISKDTARKVKEALRAVTQYGTGMLAAPSKVHVEVAGKTGTAELGDGNNHAWFVGYYPAEDPRYIVTVFVEKGQSGPFKAAPIFGKIVEKIYYLKGR is encoded by the coding sequence GTGGGCAAAGGTACAAGGCTGGATTACTTTTTCGCCATCGTATTTTTTTTAATTATCTTAATGATTATACGTCTTTTCGACATCCAGGTTCTGTCCCATACTTATCTTTACAGGCGAGCCCTTAGTCAGTGGCAAGGCTCTTCCCGGGAGGAAATCAGAGGAGGGGTTTTTGATAGAGACGGTCGGTCCCTTCTGGATTCGCAAAAAGTAAATTACGCCTTGATTTCGCCGCGCTGGTTAAAAGAAAGCGAAATTGAATATTTGAAAAAAAATAATATACTTTCATTTGAAGACCCTTATAAGCCGCAAAGCGTAAGATTATCCCCGGAAAATATAGCAGTTATAAAAAAACTGCTCGGCAGAACTCCGGGGGTTTTCGTTTACCAGAAGGAAAAGCGCTACGGTCAGAATGCACTTGCAACCCATGTAGTAGGCTATAAGGGGAAGGCCGGAATCGAGAAAACCTTCGACAAATTTCTGAACGGAGGTAGGATAAAAACGGGTATAATATACGACGGTTTTGGACAGCCGATACCCGGGGCTTCAAAGGAAAATCTATTTACCGAAAAATGGGGCGTATGGCTGACGATTGATAGGGAAATACAGGCAGCTGTAGAAGAGGTTATGGACACGGAAATTCAAAGAGGAGCGGTTGTAGTACTGGACGCTAAAACGGGAGAGATACTGGCAATGGCAAGCAGACCCAATTATAAGCAGAGCGACCTTGATGCTTACCTTAATCAAAAGGATGCGCCCCTGATAAACCGTGCAGTAGAAGCATATATACCGGGTTCAATTTTTAAAATCGTTGTTCTCGCTGCAGCTCTCGAAGAAAAAGTCACCGATCTTGATGAGGAATTTCACTGTTCCGGGGCTATCAGGGTTGGGGGTAATGTTATCAAGTGCTATAGTCACGAAAAGGGTGGACATGGTCGGTTAACGCTTAAAGATGCCTTGGCATATTCGTGTAATTCGGTATTTATAGAGCTCGGCATGAGATTGGGAAAAGAAAGGGTTTTAGAGTATGCCGAAAAATTCGGCTTAGGAGAGAGAGTATTAAGTGATCTTAGCGAAGAAAAGACAGGGTTTATTCCTGCTTCCCGTGACGTCTACCGGGAAGATTTAGGTAATCTGTCAATAGGACAGGGAAAACTTCAGGTTACGCCATTGCAAGCTGCTCAAATGCTGTTGATAATAGCGAATGACGGGATAAAAATAAAACCTTATTTAGTGAAAAAAGTGGTCGATTCCACGGGTTCAACCGTAACGGCTGATACTCCGGCGACCCGCTTTTCGGAAAGAGTGATATCTAAAGATACCGCCAGAAAAGTGAAGGAAGCTCTGAGAGCTGTAACCCAATACGGAACAGGGATGTTAGCGGCGCCATCGAAGGTGCATGTGGAGGTGGCGGGCAAGACCGGAACCGCTGAACTCGGAGACGGGAACAATCACGCATGGTTTGTGGGGTATTATCCCGCGGAAGATCCGCGTTACATCGTTACCGTTTTTGTAGAAAAAGGGCAGTCGGGCCCCTTTAAGGCAGCTCCGATTTTCGGAAAAATAGTCGAAAAAATTTATTACCTTAAGGGTAGGTAA